In Streptomyces venezuelae, the sequence TCGCCGTGACCCAGACGGACGTCAAGCGGCTGCTCGCCTACTCCTCGATCGCGCACGCGGGCTTCATCCTGGCCGGTGTGATCGCGACCTCGGCGCAGGGCGTCCAGTCCGTCCTGTTCTACCTGGGCGCCTACTCCTTCGTGACCATCGGCGCCTTCGCGGTGGTCACGCTGGTGCGCGACGCGGGCGGCGAGGCCACGCACCTGTCCAAGTGGGCAGGGCTGGGGCGGCGTTCGCCGCTGACGGCGGCCGTGTTCGCGGTGTTCCTCCTCGCCTTCGCGGGCATCCCGCTCACCTCCGGTTTCACCGGCAAGTTCGCCGTGTTCAAGGCGGCGGCGGAGAGCGGCGCGGGGGTGCTGGTCGTGATCGGTGTGATCTCGTCCGCGATCGCCGCGTTCTTCTACATCCGGGTGATCGTCCTGATGTTCTTCAGCGAGCCGAAGGCCGACGGCCCGACGGTGGCGGTGCCCTCGCCGCTGACGATGACCACCATCGCGGTGGGCGTCGCGGTCACCCTGGTCCTGGGTCTCGCCCCGCAGTACTTCCTGGACCTGGCGGGTCAGGCGAGCACCTTCGTCCGCTGACCGGTTCGCGCAACGGCCAAGGGCCCGGCCCCCTGCAGGGGGCCGGGCCCTTGGCCGTGTGCGGGTTACTTCGCCGGACGGTGCCGGGGTGTGATCGCCGTGAGGTCGATATCGATGGTGAAAGGCACAGAGACCTTCAGCCGGTCGTGGAAGATCCCCGTCGCGACGTAGGCGCCTGTGGCGGGATCCAACTCGTAGACGTAGACCACAGCGTGGCCGTCCTTGTTCTCGACCCGCCAGAAGTGGACGATCCCGGCCCTGGCGTACTTCAACGGCTTGGTCTCGCGGTCACGTCCGACAGAGTCGGGGGAGACCACCTCGATGGCCAGCACCACTGCCTCGGCAGGGAAACGGGTCTGTTCCAGATCGTCTACGACGTCGGTGCGTACGACCACCACGTCCGGCTCGGGCCGATTCCGTTTGTCGATGTCGATCGTGAACTCGCGAAAGATCTCGAAGTCGGCGGGGGCCGCCGACCGCAACTGCCACTTGAACAAGTCGATCGCTCGCTCGTGGAAGATGCTCTGCGGACTCACGAAGATCAGGCTCCCGTCGATCAGCTCCGTGTGCGGAGGCAGATTCGGAAGCGTGTCCAGGTCGTCCGCCGTCCAGCCGCCCGCGGGCGGGATGGGCCAGCGGGGTCCCGGCTCCGGCGCAGGCGGCGGTGCTGCGGGTTCGACGCTCATCAGTGCTCCCATGGGGCGGAGTCTCGCGAGTCCGACCAGCGTATCGCCCGGGGTTCCCGTAGAAGCCGTCCTTTTGGCTGAGTCATATGCTCGGGTCACTTGACCACACGGGCCGCGCGGACTAGTGGCCGTGCCCGTGGGCCGTGGCCGGCTTGCCCGGGGCGGGTGCCTTCTTCGGGCAGGTCAGGGCCGGGTTCCAGTTGTGGAAGCGGCCCGCCGGGTTCTCCTTGTACGCCCACATGTGCAGGTCGTAGTGCTTGGGCATGCCCGCCCAGTGGCCGGGCATCGGCCCGTCGAAGGGGAGGCCGAACATGCTCGGCCGGTCGTCGCTGGTCTTCAGGTCCTGGTCCCGGTCGGTGGACATCCACTCCACCGTCTCCAGCTTGCGGCGGCCGTTGCGGTCCTTCTCCTTGCTGTAGAGGAGCGCGGTCGGCCGGGCCGGGTCCTTGGAACCCCAGTTGGCCTGCTTGACGTAGTGGTAGTTCATCGCGCCCACCCCGAACGGGTTGCTCATGCACTCCTCGCCGTGCGGGACGTACCCGTCCTTGAGGGCCTGCCGCTCGTCCGCGTACTTCGCCGTCACCGAGATCGCCGTCGCCATGTCCCGCATGGCCTTCGCGTCATGCGGGTCGGGCGCGGGACCCTCCACCCCGTGCGCCGGGACCACGGTGGTCAGGCCCAGCGACACGGCGGCGGTGATCACGAGGGCGGCCTTGCGGACATGGGGGGACATGGGGACTCCTGCCGTCGACGGGCTTTCGTCCACCATCCCCGCGCCCCGCGGGCCCTGCACGCCGCGGACCCCCGAACGGGGGGCCCGCACCGCCGCCTGACGCCGTGTGAGGGTCAGGCCGCACGCCCGGCGTACGCGCGGACGTCCGCGTCCGGGTCCGAGACCGCCGTGGCGAGCGCTGCCCGGGCCTCCGCGCTGTTCCGGTGGGCCAGCAGGGCGAGGACCGCGGCCTTGCGGACGTCGGCGTTGGCATCGGCCAGGGTCCTGGCCAGGGCCGGTACGGCCACCTCCGCGGCGGCCGCCGACAGCCCGGCCGCCGCGCCCGCCCGGACCTGCCAGGCGGCGTCGGCCAGAGCCGCCACGGCGGTACGGGCGTACCCGTCCGGGCAGCCGGCCCGGGCCAGGCCCGCCAGCGCGGCGCCCCGCACCAGCGGGTCCGGGTCGGCCAGCAGCGGGTCCAGCGGGGCCGGGGCCGGGGCGTGCACCGAGGCCAGGCCCTTGGCCACCGCCACCCGGACCTCGCGGGCCGGGTCCGCGGCGGCCGCGGCCAGCGCCGCAACGGCGTCCACCGAGACCAGCGCACGGACCGCGTGGATACGGACCTCCGGGTCGGCGTCGGCCAGCGCGGCGGCGTACAGCTCCGCGTCGCCGAGCCGCAGCGCCCGCAGGACTTCCAGCACGGCGCAGCGCACCCCGGGGTCGGGCACGGCGAGGGCGGCGCGCAGGCCCGCCCCCAGCTCCGGCCCGCCCGGCAGGACCTCCACCAGCTCCCGCAGCGCGGCCGCCGCGGCCGCCCGTACGACGGGAGCGGCGTCGGCCAGGCGGGCGGTCAGCGCGGGCCCGGCGCCGGCCGGTACGGTCTCGCCGAGCGCGGCCACGGCGGCGGCCCGTACGGCCGGATCCGGGTCGTCCAGATAGGGCGTGAGCGCGGCCAGGCCGGGGGACTCCTCGGCCAGGGCGAGCAGTTCCAGGATCCGGGGCGAGGCGCCCGGGGCGCTGCCGGCGCCCGGTGCCGCGACGGGTACGGGCGTGACCTGCGGCCGTCCCGCCGGGGCCGCCTCGCGGGGTCCGGCCGTGGCCACCGGGACCAGATCGACCGCGCCCAGGTGCCGCTCGGGGCCGCCCGCCGGGGCGAACCCGTCGACCGGCACCAGGTACGGTTCCACCGGCCGGGCCGTGAACTCCATGGCCCCCGAGGCCGACTTGCGCAGGTCCAGGTGGTGCAGCCAGCCCGTGTCGTCGCGCTCCGGGTGGTCCAGACGCTCGTGGTAGAGACCCCAGCGGGACTCGGTACGCGCCAGCGAGGAGCGGGCCGCCATCTCCGCGCAGTCCCGGATGAAGGACACCTCCGCGCACCGCATCAGCTCGTGCGCGGTCCTCGCACCCATCTCCGCGATCTCACCGGTCATCCGGTCGAAGGCGGCCACCGCGAGCGAGAGCTTCGCGCCCGTCTTCGGCGGAGCCACGTAGTCGTTGACGAACCTCCGCAGCTTGTACTCCACCTGCGGCTGCGGCGGCCCGTCCGGGTTGCGCAGCGGGCGGTAGATCAGCTCGTGGGCCGCCGCCAGCTGGCCGGCCGGCAGGGTGCCCTCGTACGCCGTGTACCGGGACGCGTCCGCACCCGCCAGATCACCGAAGACGAAGGCACCGATCATGTAGTTGTGCGGTACGGACGCCAGGTCCCCGGCCGCGTACAGCCGCGGCACCGTGGTGCGGGCGTGGTCGTCCACCCGGACCCCGGACGCCGAGTGGCCGCCGCACAGCCCGATCTCCGAGATGTGCATCTCGATGTCGTGGGTGCGGTAGTCGTGGCCGCGGCCCGCGTGGAAGGTGCCGCGCGTCGGCCGCTCGGTGGTGTGGAGGATGGACTCCAAGGAGGCGACCGACTCCTCCGGCAGATGGCTGAGCTTGAGGTACACCGGTCCCCGGTCCGAGGCGAGTTCGGCGGCGAACTCGGCCATCATCTGGCCCGACCAGTAGTCGGAGTCGACGAAGCGCTCGCCGTGCCGGTTGACCTGGTAGCCGCCGAAGGGGTTCGCGACGTACGCGCACGCCGGACCGTTGTAGTCCTTGATCAGCGGGTTGATCTGGAAGCACTCGATCCCGGTGAGCGCGGCGCCCGCGTGGTAGGCCATGGCGTAGCCGTCACCCGCGTTGGTCGGGTTCTCGTACGTGCCGTACAGGTAACCGGAGGCTGGTAGTCCGAGCCGTCCGCACGGACCGGTCGCCAGGATCACCGCCCCGGCGCGCACGGTCACGAAGGCGCCGGTGCGGGTGTTGAAGGCGGCCGCCCCGATCGCCCGGCCGTCCTCGGGCGAGGTCAGGACCCGTACCGGCATCACCCGGTTCTCGATGCGGATCCGCTCGCGCATCTCGCGGCGCCGCAGCTGCCGGTAGAGGACCTTCTTCACGTCCTTTCCCTCGGGCATGGGCAGCACGTACGAACCCGAGCGGTGGACCTGGCGCACCGCGTACTCGCCGTGCTCGTCCTTCTCGAACTTCACCCCGTACGACTCCAGGCGCTGCACCATCGCGAACCCGCGGGTGGCGGTCTGGCGGACCGTGGACTGGTCGACGACGCCGTCGTTGGCGCGGGTGATCTCGGCGACGTAGTCGTCGGGCTCGGCCCGGCCGGGGACGACGGCGTTGTTGACCCCGTCCATGCCCATGGCGAGCGCCCCGGAATGGCGGACGTGCGCCTTCTCCAGGAGCAGGACCCGTGCGCCCCGCTCGGCGGCGGTCAGTGCCGCCATCGTGCCGGCGGTGCCGCCGCCGATGACGAGGACGTCGCAGGAGAGTTCCTCGGCGTCGCCGATGGCGGGGATGTCCATCGCCGGGATGTCCATGGTGCGGCCCTTCAGAGTGAGTTGATGATCTGCTGCCGGAGCCCGGCGTACGAGGCCCCGCGGTCGCGCGGCCGCGGTACGGGGACCACGCGCGCGGCGCCGAGCAGGGCGACGCGGTCGCCGAGGAACAGCGCCTCGTCCACGTCATGGGTGACGAAGACGACGGTCGCGCCGGTGCCCGCCAGGACGTCCACGAGGAGGTCCTGCATCTCGGCGCGGGTCTGGGCGTCGAGCGCCCCGAACGGTTCGTCCATGAGGACGGCGCGCGGGCGCGCGGCCAGGGCGCGGGCCAGCTGCACGCGCTGGCGCTGCCCGCCCGAGAGCTGGTGCGGGAACTTGCGGGCGTGCCCGTCCAGGCCGACCCGCTCCAGCCACTGCCCTGCGGTCCGCCGCCGCTCGGCCCGGGCGTGCCCGCGGATGGCGAGGGGCAGTTCGACGTTGGCCCGCACGGTGCGCCAGGGGAGCAGGGCGTCGTCCTGGAAGACCAGTGCCCGGTCGGCGTCCGGCCCGGTGACGGGGCTGCCGTCCTGCTCCACGGCGCCGGCGAGCGGCGGCAGCAGCCCGGCCAGGGTGCGCAGCAGCGTGGACTTCCCGCAGCCGGACGGGCCGACGACGGTCAGGACCTCGCCCTCCTCGACGGCCAGGTCGATCTCGTCGAGCACCACGTTCCCGCGGTGCCCCAGCCGCACCGCGCGCAGCACGAGCCGGGCCCCACGGGGCGCGGCGGCGCCCTTCCGGGCGGTCAGGGTGGTCGGTGCGGTCACTTCTGCGTCCCTCCGGTGGTCGTGCCCAGCAGGGCTGCTGCCCTGCCCGCCCTGCCCCCGCCGCCCGCGCTGCCCGGCTTCCCGCCGTCGCCGGCTCCCCACAGCGGCACCCGGGCCCGGCGCGGGGCCCGGGGCGCGGCGGCGGGGGACGCGGCCACGGTGGTGCGGGGGAGCCAGGACGTGAGGCGGCGGCCCAGCAGCTCGACGCCCGTCGTCGTCAGCCAGCCCAGCGCGCCGATGGTGACCATGCCGACGAAGACGCCGGGGTAGTCGATCACCGTGTAGTCCTGCCAGGTCCGGTACCCGACCCCGTACTCGCCGGAGATCATCTCGGCCGAGATCACACAGATCCAGGCCACCCCGATACCGACCGACAGGCCCCCGAAGATGCCCGGCAGGGCCCCCGGCAGCACCACGGAGAAGAGGATCCGCGCCCGCCCGCCCCCCATGGTCAGGACCGCCTCCTCCCACACCGGGCTCAGTGCCCCCACCGCGTGCCGCGTGGAGACCAGCACCGGGAAGAACGCGGCCGTGCAGGTGATGAACACGATCCCCTGCTCGTTGGAGGGGAACAGCAGGATCGCCACCGGTACCAGCGCGATCGCCGGTACCGGACGCAGCACCTCCAGCAGCGGGCCCAGCACGTCGGCGGCGATCCGCGAGCGGGCGATCGCCGTGCCCACCGCCACGCCCAGGACCGCGGCGAGCGCGAACCCCGTCACGATCCTGCGCAGGCTGGAGGCCAGGTCCTGCCAGAAGGGCCCGGTCCCGGCCCGCTCGGCGAACGCCCCGGCGACCTCGCCCACCGTCGGGAACTGCTCGAAGCGCAGCCACAGGTTCACGTCCAGCGAGGTCAGCCCCTGCCACACGAGCAGGGCCGCGCCGAGCGAAGCCGCCCGCAGCAGCCAGCGGCCGCCCGTCATGACGCCAGTGCCCCGGCCTCGGCGAAGCTCACGACGCGCGCCCCGGATCCCTGGTGCGCCGCCGCGTACGCCTTCGCGCCCGCCGCCGTGACGAAGGCGCGCAGCTCCGGCCCCTCGGCGACCCACACCGCCCTGTCCGCGAACCAGAGGGTGCCCGTCACCGCGTCCGGCACGTAGGCCGCCCGGACGTCGGCGCCGCGCGCCGCCTTCAGCAGCTCGCGCGGGGAGTCGAAGGACCGGGTGCGGGCCTCGCCCCTGAGCCACAGCTCGGGGCGGGCGGGCACCGCCTTGGGGTACTCCGCCGTTCCGGCCGCCACCCGGGCCAGGGGCTCCGGGTCCACGAAGGCGTCCACGTCCACGTCGCCGACCAGCTTGGCGTCCTTCAGCACCGGCACGTCCTGCTTCAGTGCCTCGATCAGCTCCGGGCGCAGGGCCGGGTCGAAGGTCGCGATGCCGTTCGCCCCGTTGTAGAGGTACACCACCTCCGCCGGCAGCCCGGTCTCCTTCGCTACCGACTCGGCGGCCGCGACCGGCTCGGCGCGCAGGTGGTCGGTGGCCCGGCGCTGGGCCCGCAGGAAGTCGTCGAGCACGC encodes:
- a CDS encoding Uma2 family endonuclease, translating into MSVEPAAPPPAPEPGPRWPIPPAGGWTADDLDTLPNLPPHTELIDGSLIFVSPQSIFHERAIDLFKWQLRSAAPADFEIFREFTIDIDKRNRPEPDVVVVRTDVVDDLEQTRFPAEAVVLAIEVVSPDSVGRDRETKPLKYARAGIVHFWRVENKDGHAVVYVYELDPATGAYVATGIFHDRLKVSVPFTIDIDLTAITPRHRPAK
- a CDS encoding ABC transporter permease, with translation MTGGRWLLRAASLGAALLVWQGLTSLDVNLWLRFEQFPTVGEVAGAFAERAGTGPFWQDLASSLRRIVTGFALAAVLGVAVGTAIARSRIAADVLGPLLEVLRPVPAIALVPVAILLFPSNEQGIVFITCTAAFFPVLVSTRHAVGALSPVWEEAVLTMGGGRARILFSVVLPGALPGIFGGLSVGIGVAWICVISAEMISGEYGVGYRTWQDYTVIDYPGVFVGMVTIGALGWLTTTGVELLGRRLTSWLPRTTVAASPAAAPRAPRRARVPLWGAGDGGKPGSAGGGGRAGRAAALLGTTTGGTQK
- a CDS encoding ABC transporter ATP-binding protein translates to MTAPTTLTARKGAAAPRGARLVLRAVRLGHRGNVVLDEIDLAVEEGEVLTVVGPSGCGKSTLLRTLAGLLPPLAGAVEQDGSPVTGPDADRALVFQDDALLPWRTVRANVELPLAIRGHARAERRRTAGQWLERVGLDGHARKFPHQLSGGQRQRVQLARALAARPRAVLMDEPFGALDAQTRAEMQDLLVDVLAGTGATVVFVTHDVDEALFLGDRVALLGAARVVPVPRPRDRGASYAGLRQQIINSL
- a CDS encoding fumarate reductase/succinate dehydrogenase flavoprotein subunit, with product MDIPAIGDAEELSCDVLVIGGGTAGTMAALTAAERGARVLLLEKAHVRHSGALAMGMDGVNNAVVPGRAEPDDYVAEITRANDGVVDQSTVRQTATRGFAMVQRLESYGVKFEKDEHGEYAVRQVHRSGSYVLPMPEGKDVKKVLYRQLRRREMRERIRIENRVMPVRVLTSPEDGRAIGAAAFNTRTGAFVTVRAGAVILATGPCGRLGLPASGYLYGTYENPTNAGDGYAMAYHAGAALTGIECFQINPLIKDYNGPACAYVANPFGGYQVNRHGERFVDSDYWSGQMMAEFAAELASDRGPVYLKLSHLPEESVASLESILHTTERPTRGTFHAGRGHDYRTHDIEMHISEIGLCGGHSASGVRVDDHARTTVPRLYAAGDLASVPHNYMIGAFVFGDLAGADASRYTAYEGTLPAGQLAAAHELIYRPLRNPDGPPQPQVEYKLRRFVNDYVAPPKTGAKLSLAVAAFDRMTGEIAEMGARTAHELMRCAEVSFIRDCAEMAARSSLARTESRWGLYHERLDHPERDDTGWLHHLDLRKSASGAMEFTARPVEPYLVPVDGFAPAGGPERHLGAVDLVPVATAGPREAAPAGRPQVTPVPVAAPGAGSAPGASPRILELLALAEESPGLAALTPYLDDPDPAVRAAAVAALGETVPAGAGPALTARLADAAPVVRAAAAAALRELVEVLPGGPELGAGLRAALAVPDPGVRCAVLEVLRALRLGDAELYAAALADADPEVRIHAVRALVSVDAVAALAAAAADPAREVRVAVAKGLASVHAPAPAPLDPLLADPDPLVRGAALAGLARAGCPDGYARTAVAALADAAWQVRAGAAAGLSAAAAEVAVPALARTLADANADVRKAAVLALLAHRNSAEARAALATAVSDPDADVRAYAGRAA